A section of the Octopus bimaculoides isolate UCB-OBI-ISO-001 chromosome 17, ASM119413v2, whole genome shotgun sequence genome encodes:
- the LOC106871633 gene encoding uncharacterized protein K02A2.6-like: MHQLSFEEFQSWCKEHGITYLTGAPYYPAINGAAERLVLSFKQALRKSSLLLKQALQEFLMQYRRTLTSCGLSPSELLMSWQIRTRIDFLLPSSVHIAQGKRSKVSSKVEITTDSEGVAKVTKQYKTSDPLHALYNGPFCDKQP; encoded by the coding sequence ATGCATCAACTTTCCTTTGAAGAATTTCAGAGCTGGTGCAAAGAACATGGGATCACATACCTGACAGGTGCACCATACTATCCTGCTATTAACGGAGCAGCAGAACGTTTGGTGCTGTCTTTCAAGCAAGCACTGAGAAAATCTTCTCTGCTCCTAAAGCAAGCTCTTCAGGAGTTTTTAATGCAGTACCGGAGAACACTGACATCCTGTGGACTCTCTCCAAGTGAACTCTTGATGTCCTGGCAGATCCGGACTAGGATTGACTTTCTGCTGCCCTCTTCAGTACACATAGCTCAGGGCAAGCGATCCAAGGTGTCATCAAAGGTGGAGATAACAACAGACTCAGAAGGTGTTGCCAAAGTAACCAAACAGTACAAGACTAGTGATCCTCTACATGCACTGTACAATGGACCTTTCTGTGACAAGCAGCCATGA